A genomic window from Pseudomonadales bacterium includes:
- a CDS encoding thiol:disulfide interchange protein DsbA/DsbL, which produces MAKKADTRTARIRNTILIFVVSVVILVLGWGTIYSTGIVGSEFVEGDHYRLVENPPRRRPADPILVQEFFSYGCVHCRNFDPLVVEWQATLPQGVTFKRTPAAFSPIWSLLAQTYFTLDYLGIIDQNHDRLFRQIHDNRGQFLSADEIADFIAGNGTTREEFLRAFNSPQVRRALRDADVEMREFGIASVPTLVVAGKYVVTMDQGRKTALDIADYLIALERGDGKAAKENSTD; this is translated from the coding sequence ATGGCCAAGAAAGCGGACACCAGAACCGCCCGCATACGTAACACCATTCTCATCTTTGTGGTGAGTGTCGTGATACTGGTGCTGGGCTGGGGAACCATCTACAGCACAGGCATCGTCGGCTCGGAGTTCGTGGAAGGCGACCACTACAGGCTGGTCGAAAATCCGCCAAGACGACGTCCCGCAGATCCGATCCTGGTGCAGGAGTTTTTCTCCTACGGTTGTGTGCATTGCCGCAACTTCGATCCACTGGTAGTGGAATGGCAGGCCACACTGCCCCAGGGGGTGACCTTCAAGCGCACACCAGCTGCGTTTTCGCCTATCTGGAGTCTGCTGGCACAGACCTATTTCACCCTCGATTATCTGGGCATCATCGACCAGAACCACGATCGCCTGTTCCGCCAGATCCACGACAATCGCGGGCAGTTCCTCTCCGCTGATGAAATCGCCGATTTCATCGCCGGTAACGGCACCACCCGGGAAGAATTTCTCCGGGCATTCAACTCTCCCCAGGTCCGGCGTGCTTTGCGGGACGCCGATGTCGAGATGCGCGAATTCGGTATCGCTTCTGTCCCCACTCTTGTCGTCGCCGGGAAATACGTGGTGACCATGGATCAGGGTAGAAAAACAGCGCTGGATATCGCCGACTATCTGATCGCACTCGAACGCGGCGACGGCAAAGCGGCAAAGGAGAACAGCACCGACTGA
- a CDS encoding glutathione S-transferase N-terminal domain-containing protein, which produces MAVFSTVVAYSAAVICCRKPAVETYQLYQFDSCPFCFRVRQFLQESGFEAAGIEVTLRDTVRDPEARRELLEGGGMGMVPCLRIEREGVVRWLYESMDIIDYLRQRLQERTA; this is translated from the coding sequence GTGGCTGTTTTCTCAACTGTTGTGGCATACTCGGCGGCCGTCATCTGCTGCCGCAAGCCCGCCGTGGAAACCTATCAGCTCTACCAGTTCGACAGCTGCCCGTTCTGTTTCAGGGTTCGCCAGTTTCTGCAGGAGTCCGGCTTCGAGGCGGCCGGCATCGAGGTGACCCTGCGCGATACGGTGCGCGATCCCGAGGCACGGCGGGAGTTACTCGAAGGTGGCGGTATGGGCATGGTGCCCTGCCTGCGAATTGAGCGTGAAGGTGTGGTTCGCTGGTTATATGAATCGATGGACATCATCGACTATCTGCGCCAGCGTCTCCAGGAACGAACAGCTTAA
- a CDS encoding LLM class F420-dependent oxidoreductase — protein sequence MKLGLIAGYSGRKMSIPIDAIRHAENLGYESIWTAEAYGSDAVTPAAWILAQTTKMKVGTAIMQMPARSPAMAAMTAMSLSELSGGRFICGVGASGPQVVEGWHGVPYGKPVTRLKEYVQIMKQIFARKGPVTFEGEMYQLPYSGPGATGLGKPLKSILQATEEIPIFAATITPAGVAAAAEVADGFFPVWMDPEQYHVFEAPIDKGFKAAGGDKNLSQFDIAPFVTVIMGDDVEQCMMPIRGSMALYIGGMGAREKNFYNDYAKRLGFEEAALKVQDLFLAGRKDEAMAAVPAELIDACHLVGPADRIRDRLQRWQEAGSKGHVSSMLLGCQQPEALALVAETML from the coding sequence ATGAAACTTGGACTGATTGCCGGATACTCCGGACGGAAGATGAGCATTCCGATCGATGCGATCAGGCATGCGGAAAATCTCGGTTACGAATCAATCTGGACTGCCGAAGCCTATGGCTCGGATGCGGTGACACCGGCTGCGTGGATCCTTGCCCAGACAACGAAGATGAAAGTCGGCACCGCCATCATGCAGATGCCGGCGCGTTCTCCCGCCATGGCGGCCATGACAGCCATGAGTCTGTCGGAACTGTCCGGCGGTCGATTCATCTGTGGTGTCGGCGCATCGGGTCCGCAGGTGGTGGAAGGCTGGCACGGCGTGCCTTACGGCAAGCCGGTCACCCGCCTGAAGGAATACGTTCAGATCATGAAACAGATCTTCGCCCGCAAGGGGCCGGTCACCTTCGAAGGCGAGATGTATCAGCTGCCTTACAGCGGGCCCGGTGCCACCGGTCTGGGCAAGCCGCTGAAGAGCATTCTGCAGGCGACCGAGGAGATTCCGATTTTTGCAGCGACCATCACCCCGGCGGGTGTCGCAGCTGCGGCCGAAGTCGCCGATGGTTTCTTTCCGGTGTGGATGGACCCGGAGCAGTACCATGTCTTCGAAGCGCCGATCGACAAAGGCTTCAAGGCTGCCGGTGGCGATAAGAATCTGAGCCAGTTCGATATCGCGCCATTTGTCACAGTGATCATGGGCGATGACGTGGAGCAGTGCATGATGCCGATCCGCGGCAGCATGGCGCTGTACATCGGCGGTATGGGCGCACGCGAGAAGAACTTCTACAACGACTACGCCAAGCGGCTGGGTTTCGAAGAAGCCGCGCTGAAGGTCCAGGATCTGTTCCTCGCCGGTCGCAAGGACGAAGCCATGGCGGCGGTGCCCGCGGAACTGATCGATGCCTGTCATCTGGTTGGTCCGGCGGACCGTATCCGGGATCGTCTGCAGCGCTGGCAAGAGGCGGGCAGCAAGGGTCATGTCTCGAGCATGCTGCTCGGCTGTCAGCAGCCCGAGGCCCTGGCTCTGGTCGCGGAAACCATGCTCTGA
- a CDS encoding phosphotransferase, with protein sequence MSNVELTAVREAHRFDEERLARYLSEQIDGFAGPMSVRQFEGGQSNPTFRLEASGRAYVLRKQPPGELLPSAHQVDREYRVMHALADTDVPVPRMYTLCEDTAIIGTKFYVMEMVQGRLFTENLLPGLTPDERRAIYNDLARVLAHLHQVDVKAVGLETFGRPGNYYERQVGRWSKQYIASKTDEIVEMDRLMEWLPKNIPGQHRSVIVHGDYRLGNTLIHPTEPRLVAVLDWELSTLGDGLADLGYLCQDYHADAYTGPGLWQADLGKLGIPTEAEFVAEYCRHAGLEKIDNWPFYLIYNMFRSAAIVQGVYKRGLDGNASSDRALEYGAIARLRAERAWRLVESLESL encoded by the coding sequence ATGAGCAACGTAGAACTGACCGCTGTGCGTGAGGCACACCGTTTCGACGAGGAACGGCTCGCCCGCTACCTGTCAGAGCAGATAGACGGCTTCGCAGGCCCCATGAGCGTGCGCCAGTTCGAAGGTGGTCAATCGAACCCGACCTTCCGGCTCGAAGCCAGCGGCCGGGCCTATGTGCTGCGCAAGCAGCCACCCGGCGAACTGCTGCCCTCCGCACACCAGGTGGACCGGGAATATCGTGTCATGCACGCCCTCGCCGATACGGATGTCCCGGTTCCCCGGATGTACACCCTCTGCGAAGACACGGCCATCATCGGCACCAAATTCTATGTCATGGAGATGGTGCAGGGCCGCCTGTTTACCGAAAACCTGCTGCCGGGACTGACCCCGGATGAGCGACGCGCCATCTACAACGACCTGGCACGCGTGCTGGCACACCTGCACCAGGTGGACGTGAAAGCTGTCGGTCTGGAGACTTTCGGCCGCCCCGGCAATTACTACGAACGCCAGGTCGGCCGCTGGAGCAAGCAGTACATTGCCTCGAAAACCGACGAGATCGTCGAGATGGACAGGCTGATGGAGTGGCTGCCGAAGAACATCCCTGGTCAGCACCGCTCGGTGATCGTGCATGGCGACTACCGCCTGGGCAACACCCTCATCCACCCCACAGAACCCCGCCTGGTTGCGGTGCTCGACTGGGAGTTATCGACGCTGGGCGATGGCCTCGCGGATCTGGGTTATCTGTGCCAGGACTACCACGCCGACGCCTACACGGGGCCGGGACTGTGGCAGGCGGATCTCGGCAAACTGGGCATTCCGACCGAGGCCGAATTCGTGGCCGAGTACTGCCGACATGCCGGTCTCGAAAAGATTGACAACTGGCCCTTCTATCTCATCTACAACATGTTCCGCTCAGCGGCCATCGTGCAGGGCGTTTACAAGCGCGGGCTGGATGGCAACGCCAGCTCTGATCGCGCCCTGGAATACGGCGCGATCGCCCGCCTGCGCGCAGAGCGCGCCTGGCGTCTGGTGGAGTCCCTGGAAAGCCTCTGA
- a CDS encoding LLM class flavin-dependent oxidoreductase has translation MAVTLPAGPSLEHTIARLQWAEDNGFPDAWFSDSGAPDSLTQIAAVAHHTRSIRIGVAVTPVYTRTPAVLAASANVLGQVLPGRFVLGLGSSSQTIMGRWNGIPLHKPLTRVKETAELVRSMLSGAKSDFSGETVSSHGYRQAPLENPPPIYIGALRPKMIEMAAEVGDGVIFNLWPRSVLPKMMEHVRIGAERAGKRWQDVEIVNRAMVLATDDKVAGRNIFRAAFAPYYATPVYNKFLAWAGFAAAADQITEGWAAKDRDRTSGALSDDLIDEIAIIGTEDEIRERIQADADGGVHTHIIAPMAASQADLDRTFRAFTADRFQLR, from the coding sequence TTGGCGGTCACACTTCCGGCGGGGCCGTCCCTGGAGCACACCATCGCCCGGTTGCAGTGGGCGGAGGACAATGGCTTTCCCGATGCCTGGTTCAGCGACTCCGGGGCACCGGATTCCCTGACCCAGATTGCGGCGGTTGCGCATCACACACGCTCGATCCGGATCGGCGTTGCGGTCACCCCCGTGTACACCCGGACCCCGGCGGTGCTCGCGGCTTCCGCAAATGTGCTGGGTCAGGTGCTCCCCGGTCGCTTCGTGCTCGGACTGGGCTCATCGAGTCAGACGATCATGGGTCGCTGGAACGGCATTCCGCTGCACAAACCGCTCACCCGGGTGAAAGAGACGGCTGAACTGGTCCGCTCCATGCTCAGCGGAGCCAAATCGGATTTCAGCGGTGAGACCGTCTCCAGTCACGGTTACCGGCAGGCGCCTCTGGAAAATCCGCCACCCATCTACATCGGCGCGCTGCGTCCGAAAATGATCGAGATGGCAGCGGAAGTGGGAGACGGTGTGATTTTCAATCTCTGGCCCCGCAGTGTGCTGCCGAAGATGATGGAACACGTGCGTATCGGTGCAGAGCGCGCGGGCAAACGCTGGCAGGATGTGGAAATTGTCAATCGGGCGATGGTGCTGGCGACCGACGATAAAGTGGCAGGCCGCAACATCTTCCGGGCCGCGTTCGCTCCGTACTACGCGACTCCCGTATACAACAAGTTTCTCGCCTGGGCGGGCTTCGCAGCTGCGGCGGATCAGATCACCGAAGGCTGGGCAGCAAAGGATCGTGACAGGACTTCCGGCGCCTTGAGCGATGATCTCATCGATGAGATCGCGATCATCGGCACCGAAGACGAGATCCGGGAACGGATCCAGGCGGATGCGGACGGCGGGGTGCACACTCATATCATCGCACCCATGGCGGCCAGTCAGGCGGATCTCGACAGGACCTTCCGGGCCTTCACCGCGGATCGCTTTCAACTGCGCTAG
- a CDS encoding enoyl-CoA hydratase-related protein has protein sequence MSEQKIIIDDPRPQVRRITLNRPDKRNPLSNELRAELFAALEAADVDPQIRVTILRGAGSCFSAGYDLKSDVSRDQPFYTAPGLGNWPRHVVEGFFHIWDLAKPVIAQVHGYCLAGGTELATACDLVYVAEDAMIGYPVVRSISPPDNQFYPWIVGLRRAMEMMLTGDHMSGVEAVACGFANRAFPAGDLEAEVLAIAERVARVPSDLQQINKRAVHRQMDAMGIRAGIRAGTEMQQLATFTRTTQAHLAELRSGLTDALSKRDAAFGDYRTRQDSGGDQDAKK, from the coding sequence ATGAGTGAGCAGAAAATCATCATTGATGATCCCCGCCCCCAGGTGCGGCGGATCACGCTCAATCGTCCGGACAAACGCAATCCTTTGTCGAACGAGCTGCGCGCCGAGCTCTTTGCAGCGCTGGAAGCGGCGGATGTGGATCCCCAGATTCGGGTAACCATTCTGCGTGGTGCGGGAAGCTGTTTTTCTGCCGGCTACGATCTCAAGTCGGATGTCAGCAGAGATCAGCCTTTCTATACCGCGCCGGGTCTCGGCAACTGGCCGCGCCATGTGGTGGAAGGTTTTTTTCATATCTGGGATCTCGCCAAGCCCGTGATCGCTCAGGTACACGGCTACTGTCTCGCGGGGGGTACCGAACTCGCGACAGCCTGCGATCTGGTCTACGTTGCCGAAGATGCGATGATCGGCTACCCGGTAGTGCGTTCCATCAGCCCGCCGGACAACCAGTTCTATCCCTGGATTGTGGGCCTGCGCAGGGCAATGGAAATGATGCTCACCGGGGATCACATGTCCGGTGTGGAAGCGGTGGCGTGCGGGTTTGCGAATCGCGCGTTTCCTGCAGGCGATCTCGAAGCCGAGGTTCTGGCAATTGCGGAACGGGTGGCCAGGGTTCCCTCGGATCTGCAGCAGATCAACAAACGCGCCGTGCATCGTCAGATGGACGCCATGGGGATCCGCGCGGGTATCCGGGCGGGAACCGAAATGCAGCAGCTGGCGACCTTCACCCGCACCACCCAGGCGCACCTGGCAGAACTGCGTTCCGGCCTCACGGATGCACTGTCGAAGCGGGATGCGGCCTTCGGCGACTACCGCACACGGCAGGATTCCGGCGGCGATCAAGACGCGAAAAAATGA
- a CDS encoding histidine phosphatase family protein has translation MLRTLFLVRHGQTVWNVEGRMQGRLDSALTAQGTEQADAHGRLLGAVGGIDALFVSSAGRTRATAALINAHVKTRVHYEDALLERDIGDWSGLTMSEIARKDPQAWQARISEPYHFRPPGGENLADMSRRCAALVDRLLTGSDRRVVVVTHQVMSRVIAGRLLGLTEAETVTTLHPNDLLYRFDFTPGGVVVNHYVAGDGPRAGLLHQTYSETIDRLRAADTLRVRDPSTGGT, from the coding sequence ATGCTCAGAACGCTCTTCCTGGTACGACATGGCCAGACGGTCTGGAATGTCGAAGGGCGCATGCAGGGTCGACTCGATTCCGCCCTGACTGCGCAGGGGACTGAGCAGGCAGACGCTCATGGTCGTCTTCTTGGCGCGGTTGGCGGGATCGATGCCCTGTTTGTCTCGAGTGCCGGGCGCACACGTGCCACGGCGGCACTCATTAACGCCCATGTGAAAACCCGGGTGCACTATGAGGATGCGCTGCTGGAGCGGGATATCGGCGACTGGTCCGGGCTGACCATGAGCGAAATTGCCCGCAAAGATCCCCAGGCCTGGCAGGCGCGGATCAGCGAGCCCTACCATTTCCGTCCCCCCGGTGGCGAGAATCTTGCCGATATGTCCCGGCGCTGTGCAGCGCTGGTGGATCGCCTGCTCACAGGCTCAGACCGCAGGGTGGTCGTGGTGACACACCAGGTGATGTCCCGGGTCATCGCGGGCCGTCTGCTGGGGCTGACCGAGGCAGAAACCGTGACCACGCTGCACCCGAACGACCTTCTGTACCGGTTCGATTTCACACCAGGTGGTGTGGTGGTCAACCACTACGTGGCAGGCGACGGTCCCCGGGCTGGTTTGCTTCACCAAACCTACAGTGAAACAATCGACCGGCTGCGCGCAGCCGACACGCTGCGGGTAAGAGATCCATCAACCGGAGGCACCTGA